A genomic window from Pseudomonas alcaligenes includes:
- a CDS encoding PotD/PotF family extracellular solute-binding protein, whose translation MTFPRLLPLFSAALLSVLAPVAGGAERVLRVLAWPGYADADLVEQFEQRHDVRVEVTLVGSDDVLRRRLTRNKGADFDLIAANTAEIEHYVAEQLLQPLQPTQIINTTRQLWRFRDYPKIPGITRDGKVYAIPYTYSEMGLIYDRRQFATPPNSITSLWDPRLQGRVLSFNGSSHNFSLASQARGRDPFRIAAEDFPQIGEQLIALRRNVLTFYSLPEEAASLFREHQVALLFANYGRQQLKQLRDAGADVGYVIPREGALAWLDCWAISRGARDLQLAEAWIDFTLEPPMSQALVERQGLSNTLEEPAGADVPGRLVWLRPVEDAERRARLWERILSGERPPLAEAP comes from the coding sequence ATGACGTTCCCACGCCTGCTCCCACTGTTTTCCGCCGCCCTGCTCAGCGTCCTGGCCCCCGTTGCCGGTGGCGCGGAACGGGTACTGCGCGTGCTCGCCTGGCCCGGCTACGCCGACGCCGACCTGGTGGAGCAGTTCGAGCAGCGCCACGACGTGCGGGTGGAAGTCACCCTGGTCGGCAGCGACGACGTGCTGCGGCGCCGCCTGACCCGCAACAAGGGTGCCGACTTCGACCTGATCGCCGCCAACACTGCGGAGATCGAGCACTATGTCGCCGAACAGCTGCTGCAGCCGCTACAGCCGACTCAGATCATCAATACCACGCGCCAGCTCTGGCGCTTCCGCGACTACCCGAAGATTCCCGGCATCACCCGGGACGGCAAGGTCTACGCCATCCCCTACACCTACTCGGAAATGGGCCTGATCTACGACCGCCGCCAGTTCGCCACCCCGCCCAACTCCATCACCAGTCTGTGGGACCCGCGCCTGCAGGGCCGGGTGCTGTCCTTCAACGGCAGCAGCCACAACTTCTCCCTGGCCAGCCAGGCGCGCGGCCGCGACCCCTTCCGCATCGCCGCCGAGGACTTCCCGCAGATCGGTGAACAGCTGATCGCCCTGCGCCGCAACGTGCTGACCTTCTATTCGCTGCCCGAGGAAGCCGCCAGCCTGTTCCGCGAACACCAGGTGGCGCTGCTGTTCGCCAACTACGGGCGCCAGCAGCTCAAGCAACTGCGCGATGCCGGCGCCGACGTGGGCTACGTGATTCCCCGCGAGGGGGCGCTGGCCTGGCTCGACTGCTGGGCCATCAGCCGCGGTGCCCGCGACCTGCAGCTGGCCGAGGCGTGGATCGACTTCACCCTGGAGCCGCCGATGAGCCAGGCCCTGGTGGAGCGCCAGGGCCTGTCCAACACCCTGGAGGAGCCGGCCGGTGCCGATGTGCCGGGCCGGCTGGTCTGGCTGCGCCCGGTGGAGGACGCCGAACGCCGCGCGCGCCTGTGGGAGCGCATCCTTTCCGGCGAGCGCCCGCCGCTGGCGGAGGCGCCATGA
- a CDS encoding diguanylate cyclase domain-containing protein: protein MRFGIAFKLACLLGLFGVLACGLTGYYSYSSSRSLVLKAAERDLLTATQVLGRNLLGSIDGAARDARLLAAVTSERDLPQAAGEPARSDIERDLAEVFRALMLVHPEYLQVRLISAAGHGLEQVRVDRDGERLVQVQSADLQEKGHYAYVFDTLKMKPGSVRLSSIVINHELGAHSGLGKPTLHVSTPVAGSDGQVFGLIVVNIDLERLFGQLRSDLPEHYQVYLSNRWGDLLIHPDPNRTFGFDQGRRLFIQEEFAEVASLLDISKPASLVSRGGLQREELIAAFVRLGISNGSPERFVVLGLAQPERQVLAEISRLGQRIAQVVLLASLLALLVAAIASRAMTRSLKSINLAVQQFASERKSSPLPLERQDELGQLARSFAQMQEDILDQLEALNQSRSALEHLARHDPLTGLPNRRMFFERLEHALASARRNAHPLAVLFVDLDHFKELNDSLGHSIGDRVLQAVANLLRSATRESDTVARLGGDEFVVLIEQLDDPHQVIAVLHKLHERFQLPMLLDGHEVQVQASMGVSLFPRDGDDIESLLQQADRAMYAAKNAGRNTYNFEASEPR, encoded by the coding sequence ATGAGATTCGGCATCGCCTTCAAGCTGGCCTGCCTGCTCGGCCTGTTCGGCGTCCTGGCCTGCGGCCTGACCGGCTACTACTCCTACTCCAGCAGCCGCAGCCTGGTGCTCAAGGCCGCCGAGCGCGACCTGCTGACCGCCACCCAGGTGCTCGGCCGCAACCTGCTCGGCAGCATCGACGGCGCCGCCCGCGACGCCCGCCTGCTGGCCGCGGTGACCAGCGAGCGCGACCTGCCGCAGGCCGCCGGCGAGCCGGCGCGCAGCGACATCGAACGCGACCTGGCCGAAGTGTTCCGCGCGCTGATGCTGGTCCATCCCGAGTACCTGCAGGTGCGCCTGATCAGCGCCGCCGGGCACGGCCTGGAACAGGTCAGGGTGGATCGCGACGGCGAGCGCCTGGTCCAGGTGCAGAGCGCGGACCTGCAGGAGAAGGGGCACTACGCCTACGTCTTCGACACCCTGAAGATGAAGCCGGGCAGCGTGCGCCTGTCATCCATCGTCATCAACCACGAGCTGGGCGCACATTCCGGTCTGGGCAAGCCGACCCTGCACGTGTCCACCCCGGTGGCCGGCAGCGACGGCCAGGTGTTCGGCCTGATCGTGGTGAACATCGACCTGGAGCGCCTGTTCGGCCAGCTCAGGAGCGACCTGCCCGAGCACTACCAGGTGTACCTGAGCAACCGCTGGGGCGACCTGCTGATCCACCCGGATCCGAACCGCACCTTCGGCTTCGACCAAGGCCGCCGGCTGTTCATCCAGGAAGAGTTCGCCGAGGTCGCCAGCCTGCTCGACATCAGCAAACCGGCCAGCCTGGTCAGCCGTGGCGGCCTGCAACGCGAGGAGCTGATCGCCGCCTTCGTGCGCCTGGGCATCAGCAACGGCAGCCCCGAGCGTTTCGTCGTCCTCGGCCTGGCCCAGCCGGAGCGCCAGGTGCTGGCCGAGATCTCGCGCCTCGGCCAGCGCATCGCCCAGGTGGTGCTGCTGGCCAGCCTGCTGGCCCTGCTGGTCGCGGCCATCGCCTCGCGGGCCATGACCCGCTCGCTGAAGAGCATCAACCTGGCCGTGCAGCAATTCGCCAGCGAGCGCAAGAGCAGCCCCCTGCCGCTGGAGCGCCAGGACGAACTGGGCCAGCTGGCGCGCAGCTTCGCGCAGATGCAGGAGGACATCCTCGACCAGCTGGAGGCGCTTAACCAGAGCCGCAGTGCCCTGGAGCACCTGGCCCGGCACGATCCGCTGACCGGCCTGCCGAACCGGCGCATGTTCTTCGAGCGCCTGGAGCATGCCCTGGCCAGCGCACGGCGCAATGCCCACCCGCTGGCGGTGCTGTTCGTCGACCTGGACCATTTCAAGGAACTCAACGACAGCCTCGGCCACAGCATCGGCGACCGCGTGCTGCAGGCGGTGGCCAACCTGCTGCGCTCGGCCACCCGCGAGAGCGACACGGTGGCGCGCCTGGGCGGCGACGAGTTTGTCGTGCTGATCGAGCAGCTGGACGACCCGCATCAGGTGATCGCGGTGCTGCACAAGCTGCACGAGCGCTTCCAGCTGCCCATGCTGCTCGACGGCCACGAGGTACAGGTCCAGGCCAGCATGGGCGTCAGCCTGTTCCCGCGCGACGGCGACGACATCGAGTCGCTGCTGCAGCAGGCCGACCGCGCCATGTATGCGGCCAAGAACGCCGGGCGCAACACCTACAACTTCGAGGCCAGCGAACCGCGCTGA
- a CDS encoding response regulator → MLPLLVCDDSAMARKQLIRALPPDWPVSITQASHGEEAMAAIRQGLGEVVLLDLTMPVMDGYQVLARVREEGLDCRILVVSGDVQDEAQRRVAELGALGFLRKPAPAEELRATLLRLGLFQPAASAAAPPARQEPAFRVGFRDALREVSNVAMGRAAALLAEELGVFVQLPIPAVELFEASELHMALQDANRGERLSAVCQGFVGEAIAGEALLLFHDSEVADIAHLLGLRPGGDAATSEMLLDLASILIGACLAGIAEQLDIRFSQGHPQLLGQHARSIDELIQFNRARWRQTLAVEISYGLEEHAVHFDLLLLFTEASVPRLTAKIQYLME, encoded by the coding sequence GTGCTCCCACTGCTGGTCTGCGACGACTCCGCGATGGCGCGCAAGCAGCTGATCCGCGCCCTGCCCCCCGACTGGCCGGTGAGCATCACCCAGGCCAGCCACGGCGAGGAGGCCATGGCCGCGATCCGCCAGGGTCTGGGCGAAGTGGTGCTGCTGGACCTGACCATGCCGGTGATGGATGGCTATCAGGTGCTCGCGCGGGTGCGCGAAGAGGGCCTGGACTGCCGCATCCTGGTGGTCTCCGGCGACGTCCAGGACGAGGCCCAGCGCCGGGTCGCCGAGCTCGGCGCCCTGGGCTTCCTGCGCAAGCCGGCGCCGGCCGAGGAGCTGCGCGCCACCCTGCTGCGCCTGGGCCTGTTCCAGCCGGCGGCGAGCGCGGCGGCGCCACCGGCACGCCAGGAGCCGGCCTTCCGGGTCGGCTTCCGCGACGCCCTGCGCGAGGTCAGCAACGTCGCCATGGGCCGCGCCGCCGCCCTGCTGGCGGAGGAACTCGGGGTCTTCGTGCAGCTGCCGATCCCGGCGGTGGAGCTGTTCGAAGCCAGCGAGCTGCACATGGCCCTGCAGGACGCCAACCGTGGCGAGCGCCTCAGCGCGGTGTGCCAGGGCTTCGTCGGCGAGGCCATCGCCGGCGAGGCGCTGCTGCTGTTCCACGACTCGGAGGTGGCCGATATCGCCCACCTGCTCGGCCTGCGCCCGGGTGGCGACGCGGCCACCTCGGAGATGCTCCTGGACCTGGCCAGCATCCTCATCGGCGCCTGCCTGGCCGGCATCGCCGAGCAGCTCGACATCCGCTTCTCCCAGGGCCACCCGCAACTGCTCGGCCAGCACGCACGCAGCATCGACGAGCTGATCCAGTTCAACCGGGCGCGCTGGCGCCAGACCCTGGCGGTGGAGATCAGCTACGGCCTGGAGGAGCACGCGGTGCACTTCGACCTGCTGCTGCTGTTCACCGAGGCCTCGGTACCGCGCCTGACCGCCAAGATCCAGTACCTGATGGAGTAG
- a CDS encoding PAS domain-containing protein — protein MAGQAQIDLRELHWLLDIVQCLDVGVLVMDRNFRIEVWNSFMENHSGLGADQVQGQSLFQLFPDIDRVWLERKVGSVLRLGTRAFSLWQQRPYLLRFETYRPITGQSDFMYQNLTILPLAATAGQVEHVCLVIYDATEAAEAQLRQAP, from the coding sequence ATGGCCGGCCAAGCCCAGATCGACCTGCGCGAACTGCACTGGCTGCTCGACATCGTGCAGTGCCTGGATGTCGGCGTGCTGGTGATGGACCGCAACTTCCGCATCGAGGTGTGGAACAGCTTCATGGAGAACCACTCGGGCCTGGGCGCCGACCAGGTGCAGGGACAGAGCCTGTTCCAGCTGTTCCCGGACATCGACCGCGTCTGGCTGGAGCGCAAGGTCGGCAGCGTGCTGCGCCTGGGCACCCGCGCCTTCAGCCTGTGGCAGCAGCGCCCCTACCTGCTGCGTTTCGAAACCTACCGGCCGATCACCGGGCAGTCCGACTTCATGTACCAGAACCTCACCATCCTGCCGCTGGCCGCCACCGCCGGCCAGGTCGAGCACGTCTGCCTGGTGATCTACGACGCCACCGAGGCCGCCGAGGCGCAGCTGCGCCAGGCGCCCTAG
- a CDS encoding DEAD/DEAH box helicase yields MTFATLGLIDPILRTLEALDYREPTPVQKQAIPAVLKGRDVLAAAQTGTGKTAGFALPLLQKLTMEGGQVAANSLRALVLVPTRELAEQVQQAVQQYAQNLPLRTYSVYGGVSINPQMMKLRKGIDLLVATPGRLLDLYRQNAVRFDQLQALVLDEADRMLDLGFARELDELFSALPRKRQTLLFSATFSDAIRLMAKELLRDPLSIEVSPRNTTAKGVKQWLVTVDKKRKSELLLHLYRERGWDQLLVFAKTRKGVDELEQLLLAEGIAADSIHGDKPQPARLRALQRFKAGEVRVLAATDVAARGLDISELPRVVNLDLPIVAEDYVHRIGRTGRAGASGEAVSLVCADEVELLAAIETLIGQVIRRQDEPGFEPDHRVPQTAPGGAVLKKPKKPKVKLVPGAGKGKIHLGNWFEEEPAKPKVKAVRAVPKFGEKPRPKKK; encoded by the coding sequence ATGACCTTCGCCACCCTCGGCCTGATCGACCCCATCCTGCGTACCCTCGAGGCGCTCGACTACCGCGAGCCCACGCCGGTGCAGAAGCAGGCCATCCCCGCCGTGCTCAAGGGCCGCGACGTGCTCGCCGCGGCGCAGACCGGCACCGGCAAGACCGCCGGTTTCGCCCTGCCGCTGCTGCAGAAGCTGACCATGGAAGGTGGTCAGGTGGCGGCCAACTCGCTGCGCGCGCTGGTGCTGGTGCCCACCCGCGAGCTGGCCGAGCAGGTGCAGCAGGCGGTGCAGCAGTACGCGCAGAACCTGCCGCTGCGCACCTACTCGGTGTACGGCGGGGTCAGCATCAACCCGCAGATGATGAAGCTGCGCAAGGGCATCGACCTGCTGGTGGCCACCCCCGGGCGCCTGCTCGACCTGTACCGGCAGAACGCGGTGCGTTTCGACCAGCTGCAGGCGCTGGTGCTGGACGAGGCCGACCGCATGCTCGACCTGGGCTTCGCCAGGGAGCTGGACGAACTGTTCAGTGCGCTGCCGCGCAAGCGCCAGACCCTGCTGTTCTCCGCCACCTTCTCCGACGCCATCCGCCTGATGGCCAAGGAGCTGCTGCGCGACCCGCTGTCCATCGAGGTCAGCCCGCGCAACACCACGGCCAAGGGGGTCAAGCAGTGGCTGGTGACGGTGGACAAGAAGCGCAAGAGCGAGCTGCTGCTGCACCTGTACCGCGAGCGCGGCTGGGACCAGCTGCTGGTGTTCGCCAAGACCCGCAAGGGCGTCGACGAGCTGGAGCAGCTGCTGCTGGCCGAGGGCATCGCCGCCGACTCGATCCACGGTGACAAGCCGCAGCCGGCGCGCCTGCGCGCCCTGCAGCGGTTCAAGGCCGGGGAGGTGCGTGTGCTGGCGGCCACCGACGTGGCCGCGCGCGGCCTGGACATCAGCGAGCTGCCGCGGGTGGTCAACCTCGACCTGCCGATCGTCGCCGAGGACTACGTGCACCGCATCGGCCGCACCGGCCGCGCAGGCGCCAGCGGCGAGGCGGTGTCGCTGGTGTGCGCCGACGAGGTGGAGCTGCTGGCGGCCATCGAGACGCTGATCGGCCAGGTCATCCGCCGCCAGGACGAGCCGGGCTTCGAGCCGGACCACCGGGTGCCGCAGACCGCGCCCGGTGGCGCGGTGCTGAAGAAGCCGAAGAAACCCAAGGTCAAGCTGGTACCCGGTGCCGGCAAGGGCAAGATCCACCTCGGCAACTGGTTCGAGGAGGAGCCGGCCAAGCCCAAGGTCAAGGCCGTGCGCGCGGTGCCCAAGTTCGGCGAGAAGCCAAGGCCGAAGAAGAAGTAG
- a CDS encoding TatD family hydrolase, with protein sequence MQLIDTHTHLDFPDFDADRSELLERSRAAGMERLVVLGVYQGNWQRLWDLALAEDGIHAAFGLHPVYLDQHRTEDLDALRDWLQRLAGHPKLCAVGEFGLDYFIESLDRQRQQALFEAQLALAVEFGLPALLHVRRAHAATIATLKRFRLPRGGIVHAFAGSYEEAREYLRLGFRLGLGGAPTWPQALRLRKVVAQLPLEAIVLETDAPDMAPAMYAGLRNSPEHLPAICTALAELRGETPEALAAASSRNAAELFGWST encoded by the coding sequence ATGCAGCTGATCGATACCCACACCCACCTGGACTTCCCCGACTTCGATGCCGACCGCAGCGAGCTGCTGGAGCGCAGCCGCGCCGCCGGCATGGAGCGCCTGGTGGTGCTCGGCGTGTACCAGGGCAACTGGCAACGGCTGTGGGACCTGGCCCTGGCGGAGGACGGCATCCATGCCGCCTTCGGCCTGCACCCGGTCTATTTGGACCAGCACCGCACCGAGGACCTGGACGCGCTGCGCGACTGGCTGCAGCGCCTGGCCGGCCACCCGAAGCTGTGCGCGGTGGGCGAGTTCGGCCTGGACTACTTCATCGAGAGCCTCGACCGCCAGCGCCAGCAGGCGCTGTTCGAGGCCCAGCTGGCGTTGGCCGTCGAGTTCGGCTTGCCCGCCCTGCTGCATGTGCGCCGCGCCCATGCGGCCACCATCGCCACCCTCAAGCGTTTCCGGCTGCCGCGCGGCGGCATCGTCCACGCCTTCGCCGGCAGCTACGAGGAGGCCCGCGAATACCTGCGCCTCGGCTTCAGGCTGGGCCTGGGCGGGGCGCCGACCTGGCCGCAGGCGCTGCGCCTGCGCAAGGTGGTGGCGCAGCTGCCGCTGGAGGCCATAGTGCTGGAGACCGACGCCCCGGACATGGCACCGGCCATGTATGCGGGCCTGCGCAACAGCCCGGAGCACCTGCCGGCCATCTGCACGGCACTGGCCGAACTGCGCGGCGAGACGCCCGAGGCACTGGCCGCGGCCAGCAGCCGCAACGCCGCCGAACTGTTCGGCTGGAGCACTTAA
- a CDS encoding methyl-accepting chemotaxis protein, translating to MNQMSATAQEVARSAAAAVGSAQSVNDETVSGRAMVEAQVGSIQRLASEIEQSVNVINQLAADSASISQVLDVIKGIAGQTNLLALNAAIEAARAGEQGRGFAVVADEVRNLAKRTHQSTEEIEQMIGRLQGGVGATVTAMNGSHQMVESTVSQSAQVQQALENILGAVGMIVDQNQQIAAAAEQQTAVAHDIDMNIVEINQAGERTAEGAVQTEQASRELSDQVARLKELISAFRV from the coding sequence ATGAACCAGATGTCCGCCACCGCCCAGGAAGTGGCGCGCAGCGCCGCCGCCGCGGTGGGCAGCGCACAGAGCGTCAACGACGAGACGGTCAGCGGCCGTGCCATGGTCGAGGCGCAGGTCGGCAGCATCCAGCGCCTGGCCAGCGAGATCGAGCAGTCGGTGAACGTGATCAACCAGCTGGCCGCCGACAGCGCCTCGATCAGCCAGGTGCTGGACGTGATCAAGGGCATCGCCGGGCAGACCAACCTGCTCGCCCTCAACGCCGCCATCGAGGCGGCGCGCGCCGGCGAACAGGGGCGTGGCTTCGCCGTGGTGGCCGACGAGGTGCGCAACCTGGCCAAGCGTACTCACCAGTCCACCGAGGAGATCGAGCAGATGATCGGTCGCCTGCAGGGCGGTGTGGGCGCCACCGTGACCGCCATGAACGGCAGCCACCAGATGGTCGAGAGCACCGTCAGCCAGTCGGCGCAGGTGCAGCAGGCGCTGGAAAACATCCTCGGCGCGGTCGGCATGATCGTCGACCAGAACCAGCAGATCGCCGCCGCCGCCGAGCAGCAGACCGCCGTGGCCCACGACATCGACATGAACATCGTCGAGATCAACCAGGCCGGCGAGCGTACCGCCGAAGGCGCGGTACAGACCGAACAGGCCAGCCGCGAGCTGTCCGATCAGGTGGCGCGGCTCAAGGAGCTGATCAGCGCCTTCCGCGTCTGA
- a CDS encoding ROK family protein — MRTSLRFGIDLGGTKTEIIALDGSDERLRRRLPTPQGDYPATVQTIVRLVQEAEQQLGARGSVGIGIPGTRSPDHGRIKNANSTCLIGQDLQGDLQHLLQRPVRLANDADCFALSEASDGAGAGAASVFGVILGTGVGGGIVIHGRLLAGPNAIAGEWGHNALPWRTPADGPARRCYCGLDDCIETFLSGPGWAARSALGLNAADLARLAQDGEPAAAQALDTYCEQLARALASVINVIDPQVIVLGGGLSNIPALYQRVPPLLVRHVFSDQVNTRLVQARHGDSSGVRGAAWLWP, encoded by the coding sequence ATGCGCACATCCCTCCGCTTCGGCATTGATCTGGGTGGCACCAAGACTGAAATCATCGCACTGGATGGTTCCGACGAACGGTTACGTCGGCGCCTGCCGACCCCGCAGGGCGATTACCCCGCCACCGTGCAGACCATAGTCCGCCTGGTGCAGGAAGCCGAGCAGCAGTTGGGCGCGCGCGGCAGCGTCGGCATCGGCATCCCCGGCACCCGCTCGCCGGACCACGGGCGAATCAAGAACGCCAACTCCACCTGCCTGATCGGCCAGGACCTGCAGGGCGATCTGCAGCACCTGTTGCAGCGCCCGGTGCGCCTGGCCAACGATGCCGACTGCTTCGCCCTGTCCGAGGCCAGCGATGGTGCCGGCGCCGGCGCCGCCAGCGTATTCGGGGTGATACTCGGCACCGGCGTCGGCGGCGGCATCGTCATCCACGGCAGACTGCTGGCGGGGCCGAATGCCATCGCCGGCGAGTGGGGGCACAACGCCCTGCCCTGGCGCACTCCCGCCGACGGGCCGGCGCGGCGCTGCTACTGCGGCCTGGACGACTGCATCGAGACTTTCCTCAGCGGCCCCGGCTGGGCCGCCCGCAGCGCCCTGGGCCTGAACGCCGCGGACCTGGCCAGACTGGCGCAAGACGGCGAGCCGGCCGCCGCACAGGCGCTGGACACCTACTGCGAGCAGCTGGCCAGGGCGCTGGCCTCGGTAATCAACGTCATCGACCCGCAGGTGATAGTGCTCGGCGGCGGCCTGTCGAACATCCCCGCACTCTACCAGCGGGTGCCACCGCTGCTGGTCCGCCACGTGTTCTCGGACCAGGTGAACACCCGCCTGGTACAGGCCCGCCACGGCGACTCCAGCGGCGTGCGCGGAGCCGCCTGGCTGTGGCCCTGA
- the ampE gene encoding regulatory signaling modulator protein AmpE, which produces MNFLVLLLVLWVEKFSAGRARIQQDGPWLRWLASVEGGVPWRALLLVVLLPVLLLGLLLLALEPLAYGWLALPVHLLVLVYSLGRGDVLAALGPFRDAWRRGDDQAALHVAERDLGVAADGEAELLQRVQDYELWQAYQGFFAVIFWYALLGPLPALAYRLLALAAEHSAQPAVAERAAQLRHALDWLPVRVLAASFALVGNFAAVSRAVLHDLLAWDVAAAQLVASAGRAAGELPEPQAGEAGVDSLDELWQLLIRAAVLWYAAFAVWILLL; this is translated from the coding sequence ATGAATTTCCTCGTGCTTCTGTTGGTGCTCTGGGTGGAGAAGTTCTCCGCCGGGCGCGCACGCATTCAGCAGGACGGACCCTGGCTGCGCTGGCTGGCCAGCGTGGAGGGCGGTGTGCCCTGGCGCGCCCTGCTGCTCGTGGTGCTGCTGCCGGTGCTGCTGCTCGGCCTGCTGCTGCTGGCCCTGGAGCCGCTGGCCTATGGCTGGCTGGCGTTGCCCGTACACTTGCTGGTGCTGGTCTACAGCCTGGGGCGCGGCGATGTGCTGGCGGCGCTCGGGCCGTTCCGCGATGCCTGGCGGCGTGGCGACGACCAGGCCGCGCTGCACGTGGCCGAGCGTGACCTGGGCGTGGCGGCGGATGGCGAGGCCGAGCTGTTGCAGCGGGTGCAGGATTACGAGCTGTGGCAGGCCTATCAGGGCTTCTTCGCGGTGATTTTCTGGTACGCCCTGCTCGGGCCGTTACCGGCGCTGGCCTATCGCCTGCTGGCCCTGGCCGCCGAGCACTCCGCCCAGCCGGCGGTGGCCGAGCGCGCGGCGCAGCTGCGCCATGCCCTGGACTGGCTGCCGGTGCGGGTGCTGGCGGCCAGCTTCGCCCTGGTCGGCAACTTCGCCGCCGTCAGCCGCGCCGTCCTGCACGACCTGCTGGCCTGGGACGTCGCCGCCGCGCAGCTGGTGGCCAGTGCCGGGCGCGCCGCCGGCGAGCTGCCCGAGCCGCAGGCGGGCGAGGCCGGCGTCGACAGCCTGGACGAGCTGTGGCAGCTGCTGATCCGTGCCGCGGTACTCTGGTATGCCGCCTTCGCCGTGTGGATTCTGCTGCTATAG
- the ampD gene encoding 1,6-anhydro-N-acetylmuramyl-L-alanine amidase AmpD produces MQLDPASGWCDGIRHCPSPNFNARPQGEVSLLVIHNISLPPGQFGTGKVQQFFQNRLPVDEHPYFAGIAQLTVSAHFLIERDGAVTQFVSCNARAWHAGVSSFAGRENCNDFSVGIELEGTDELPFSNAQYQALIGLTRQLLDAYPQLSVERICGHSDIAPGRKTDPGPCFDWARLRAALQGER; encoded by the coding sequence ATGCAGCTGGACCCTGCCAGCGGCTGGTGTGACGGCATCCGTCACTGCCCCTCGCCGAATTTCAATGCGCGCCCGCAGGGAGAGGTTTCCCTGCTGGTCATCCACAACATCAGCCTGCCGCCGGGACAGTTCGGCACGGGCAAGGTGCAGCAGTTCTTCCAGAACCGCCTGCCGGTCGACGAGCATCCCTACTTCGCCGGCATCGCCCAGCTGACGGTCTCCGCGCATTTCCTCATCGAGCGTGACGGCGCCGTCACCCAGTTCGTGTCCTGCAACGCGCGCGCCTGGCATGCCGGCGTGTCGAGTTTCGCCGGTCGCGAGAACTGCAATGATTTCTCCGTGGGCATCGAGCTGGAGGGCACCGACGAGCTGCCGTTCAGCAACGCCCAGTACCAGGCCCTGATCGGGCTGACCCGCCAGCTGCTGGACGCCTATCCTCAGCTGAGCGTCGAACGCATCTGTGGTCACAGCGACATCGCCCCCGGACGCAAGACCGATCCGGGCCCCTGTTTCGACTGGGCACGCCTGCGCGCGGCCCTGCAAGGAGAGCGGTAG